In the genome of Porphyrobacter sp. ULC335, one region contains:
- a CDS encoding complex I NDUFA9 subunit family protein yields the protein MPSASISSPLSGQLVTIFGGTGYIGNYVAQSLLQRGARVRLASRSPGKAQSLKPLANLGQLQLMPCDVTHEEHVAAALEGASHVVNLVGAFDGDLIKLTGETPGTVARLAAAGGVKSLVQISAIGADPASPTAYARGKGLGEANVLAAFPKATILRPSIVFGKDDNFLNLFGGMIEMLPVLPVFGPQAKLQLVYADDVAEAVAVALEHPELHGGHTYELGGPEQLTMMEIHERIAAAQGRKRTFLAMPDGISATFAAMPLTPMSRDQWALLKPGSTVAPDARGFAELGIEPKPLGLFLDKWMLRYRKHGRFGAANERAKVRKG from the coding sequence ATGCCCTCCGCATCCATCTCCTCCCCGCTTTCCGGCCAGCTGGTCACGATTTTCGGCGGCACCGGTTACATCGGCAACTACGTTGCGCAGAGCCTTCTTCAGCGCGGCGCGCGTGTTCGATTGGCGAGCCGTTCGCCCGGCAAGGCGCAGAGCCTCAAGCCGCTTGCCAATCTCGGCCAGCTTCAGCTGATGCCTTGCGACGTCACCCACGAGGAGCATGTCGCCGCCGCGCTTGAGGGGGCGAGCCATGTGGTCAATCTGGTCGGCGCTTTCGATGGCGATCTCATCAAGCTGACCGGCGAGACGCCCGGCACCGTCGCGCGGCTGGCTGCTGCCGGCGGCGTCAAGTCGCTCGTCCAGATCAGCGCCATCGGCGCCGACCCTGCCTCGCCCACCGCCTATGCGCGCGGGAAGGGGCTGGGCGAGGCCAATGTCCTCGCCGCCTTCCCCAAGGCGACGATCCTGCGTCCCTCCATCGTGTTCGGCAAGGACGACAATTTCCTCAACCTGTTCGGCGGCATGATCGAGATGCTGCCCGTGCTCCCCGTGTTCGGGCCGCAGGCGAAGCTGCAACTGGTCTATGCCGATGACGTGGCCGAAGCGGTGGCAGTGGCGCTCGAACATCCGGAGCTGCACGGCGGGCACACCTATGAACTGGGCGGGCCGGAACAGCTCACCATGATGGAAATCCACGAGCGGATCGCTGCCGCACAGGGCAGGAAGCGCACCTTCCTCGCCATGCCGGACGGGATCAGCGCGACCTTTGCCGCGATGCCGCTGACGCCGATGAGCCGCGACCAGTGGGCGCTGCTCAAGCCCGGCAGCACCGTCGCACCGGACGCGCGCGGCTTTGCAGAGCTCGGCATCGAGCCCAAGCCGCTCGGCCTGTTCCTCGACAAGTGGATGCTGCGTTACCGCAAGCACGGGCGTTTTGGCGCGGCGAACGAGCGGGCCAAGGTGCGCAAGGGGTAA
- the rtcR gene encoding RNA repair transcriptional activator RtcR: protein MKPTTVIGFLGSTLDAAKFGPSRWNKWRPTVSICMQEDLRVDRFVLIHGSYHSRLAEFIAEDIRSVSPETEVVPHVMDFADAWDFEEVYGKLLDFARGFPFDPEVQDYLVHITTGTHVAQICLFLLTEARYLPGRLLQTQPARGVPQPVGTWAAIDLDLSRYDSIATRFAEASVESASFLKSGIDTRNAAFNRMIEEIEQVAVRSRAPILLMGPTGAGKSQLARKVYELKKLRHQVSGPFVEVNCATLKGDSAMSALFGHRKGAFTGAAQDRPGLLKSANKGVLFLDEIGELGLDEQAMILRAIEDGRFLPVGADSETKSEFQLIAGTNRDLVSAVAAGSFRDDLFARLNLWTFTLPGLAERREDIEPNLDFELDRFAEREGTRVTFNKEARERYLAFATGPSARWAGNFRDLAASVTRMATLSPGARIDAETVAAETARLARLWAGETLGRQCLEALFAAGQLEEIDPFDRVQLDYVVSVCRQSASLADAGRRLFAASRRQRSSTNDGDRLRKYLAKFNLDWNAVTGVERG, encoded by the coding sequence ATGAAACCTACGACCGTCATCGGCTTTCTCGGCTCAACTCTTGATGCCGCCAAGTTCGGGCCCTCGCGCTGGAACAAGTGGCGGCCCACGGTCAGCATTTGCATGCAGGAGGATCTGAGGGTCGATCGCTTCGTGCTGATCCATGGCAGCTACCACAGCCGTCTTGCCGAGTTCATCGCCGAGGATATCCGCAGCGTCTCGCCGGAGACGGAGGTCGTCCCTCACGTGATGGACTTTGCTGATGCCTGGGACTTTGAGGAGGTTTACGGCAAGCTGCTCGATTTCGCGCGCGGCTTTCCTTTCGATCCCGAGGTGCAGGACTATCTCGTCCACATCACGACCGGCACGCACGTCGCGCAGATCTGCCTCTTCCTGCTGACCGAGGCGCGTTATCTGCCCGGCCGCCTGCTGCAGACCCAGCCGGCGCGGGGCGTGCCGCAGCCGGTGGGGACCTGGGCCGCAATCGATCTCGATCTGTCGCGCTACGATTCGATCGCCACCCGCTTTGCCGAAGCGAGCGTGGAGAGCGCCAGCTTTCTCAAGAGCGGTATCGACACCCGCAACGCGGCCTTCAATCGCATGATCGAGGAGATTGAGCAGGTCGCGGTGCGAAGCCGCGCACCCATCCTGCTGATGGGGCCAACCGGCGCGGGCAAGAGCCAGCTGGCGCGCAAGGTTTATGAATTGAAGAAGCTGCGTCACCAGGTCAGCGGGCCCTTCGTCGAGGTCAACTGCGCAACGTTGAAGGGCGACAGCGCGATGTCGGCACTGTTCGGGCACAGGAAGGGTGCGTTCACCGGCGCCGCGCAGGATCGCCCGGGCCTGCTGAAGAGCGCCAACAAGGGCGTATTGTTCCTCGACGAGATCGGCGAGCTTGGTCTCGACGAACAGGCCATGATCCTGCGCGCGATCGAAGATGGGCGATTTCTCCCCGTCGGCGCTGACAGCGAGACGAAGAGCGAGTTCCAGCTCATCGCCGGCACCAATCGCGATCTGGTCAGCGCAGTCGCAGCCGGATCGTTTCGCGATGACCTCTTCGCCCGCCTCAACCTGTGGACCTTTACCCTGCCGGGGCTTGCCGAGCGGCGCGAGGATATCGAACCCAACCTCGATTTCGAGCTCGACCGCTTCGCAGAAAGAGAGGGCACGCGAGTGACCTTCAACAAGGAGGCACGCGAGCGCTACCTCGCCTTCGCCACCGGCCCGTCAGCGCGCTGGGCAGGCAATTTCCGGGATCTCGCGGCTAGCGTCACGCGGATGGCGACACTCAGTCCCGGCGCCCGCATTGACGCTGAGACCGTCGCCGCAGAAACGGCCAGATTGGCACGGCTGTGGGCGGGCGAGACACTCGGCCGCCAGTGTCTTGAGGCGTTGTTCGCTGCCGGGCAGCTAGAAGAAATCGATCCCTTTGATAGGGTGCAGCTCGACTATGTCGTCTCCGTATGCCGCCAGAGCGCGAGCCTTGCGGACGCTGGTCGCCGTCTGTTCGCCGCATCCCGGCGCCAGCGCAGCTCGACCAATGACGGCGACCGTCTTCGAAAATACCTTGCCAAATTCAATCTCGATTGGAACGCCGTTACCGGAGTCGAGCGCGGCTGA
- a CDS encoding vWA domain-containing protein — protein sequence MANKTLFSSALSRFLPRTDTVNEAGGVAYAYGPEALLAQLAATGTLSDGFYTDAETQLAKALEAARAVDPLWVAKCAVYARQSGAMKDMPALLTAVLSTADPDLMVPVFRRVIDNGRMLRTFVQIMRSGQAGRTSLGSRPKRLVREWLENASTRQLMQAATGNDPSLADIVKMVHPAPASAERRAFYGWLIGKPYDVAALPAELAAFEAWKADRSRPLPDVPFEWLTAFDLTAKQWAVLAERMGWQALRMNLNTLARKGAFQIDGVTQAVAARLSDETAMAKVRPAPYQLMTALGQVGDGVPLLVQAALETALEASLARVPKLEGHVVVCPDVSGSMSSPATGYRKGATSVVRCIDIAALVAAAMLRSNPQTRVLPFENRVVDVKLDPKARVAVNAAKLAAVGGGGTSVSAPLELLNREKAKVDVVVIVSDNESWLDPSRRGATATMNEWTRLKTRNRQAKLICIDIQPYGSTQAKDRKDIMNVGGFTDAVFDTMARFANGTARDWVEVVNEVEI from the coding sequence ATGGCCAACAAGACGCTCTTTTCTTCGGCGCTCTCGCGCTTCCTGCCGCGAACCGACACGGTCAATGAGGCAGGCGGTGTCGCCTATGCTTATGGCCCCGAGGCGCTGCTTGCGCAGCTCGCCGCCACGGGTACGCTTTCGGACGGCTTCTATACCGATGCCGAAACGCAGCTCGCCAAGGCGCTTGAGGCAGCGCGCGCGGTTGATCCGCTGTGGGTCGCCAAGTGTGCAGTTTATGCCCGCCAGTCAGGCGCGATGAAGGACATGCCGGCGCTGCTCACCGCGGTGCTCTCGACGGCGGACCCGGACCTGATGGTTCCGGTGTTCCGGCGCGTGATCGACAACGGGCGAATGCTGCGCACTTTCGTGCAGATCATGCGCTCGGGCCAGGCCGGACGGACCTCACTGGGTTCGCGTCCGAAGCGGCTTGTGCGCGAGTGGCTGGAAAACGCCTCGACCCGCCAGCTGATGCAGGCGGCGACCGGCAATGATCCGAGCTTGGCGGACATCGTCAAGATGGTTCACCCGGCCCCGGCCTCGGCCGAGCGGCGCGCGTTCTATGGCTGGCTGATCGGCAAGCCCTATGACGTCGCCGCCCTGCCGGCGGAACTCGCGGCGTTCGAAGCATGGAAGGCGGACCGTTCGCGGCCGCTGCCCGATGTGCCCTTCGAATGGCTGACCGCCTTCGACCTCACGGCCAAGCAATGGGCTGTGCTGGCGGAGCGCATGGGCTGGCAGGCGCTGCGGATGAACCTCAACACGCTGGCCCGCAAGGGTGCGTTCCAGATCGACGGCGTGACCCAGGCGGTCGCGGCCCGGTTGTCGGACGAGACGGCGATGGCGAAGGTTCGTCCCGCGCCCTACCAGCTGATGACCGCGCTCGGCCAAGTGGGCGACGGGGTTCCGCTGCTGGTGCAGGCGGCGCTGGAAACGGCGCTCGAAGCCTCGCTGGCGCGGGTGCCGAAGCTGGAAGGTCATGTCGTGGTGTGTCCGGACGTGTCGGGCTCGATGAGCTCGCCCGCGACCGGGTACCGCAAGGGTGCGACCTCGGTCGTGCGCTGCATCGACATCGCCGCACTGGTGGCGGCCGCGATGCTGCGGAGCAATCCGCAGACCCGCGTGCTGCCGTTCGAGAACCGCGTCGTGGACGTGAAGCTTGATCCCAAAGCGCGCGTCGCGGTCAATGCGGCGAAGCTGGCGGCGGTCGGCGGCGGGGGCACCAGCGTGTCGGCGCCGCTCGAACTGCTTAACCGCGAGAAGGCCAAGGTCGATGTGGTGGTGATTGTGTCGGATAACGAATCCTGGCTCGATCCTTCCCGGCGCGGGGCAACGGCGACGATGAACGAGTGGACCCGGCTGAAGACCCGTAACCGGCAAGCGAAGCTGATCTGCATCGACATCCAGCCTTACGGCTCGACGCAGGCCAAGGACCGCAAGGACATCATGAATGTCGGTGGGTTCACCGACGCGGTGTTCGACACGATGGCGCGCTTTGCCAACGGGACGGCGCGCGACTGGGTCGAAGTCGTCAACGAAGTGGAGATTTGA
- a CDS encoding RtcB family protein, with protein sequence MTRTTYEYHQAEGGSPIKMWTRGVPVDDKAREQLARAAQMPFIFKHVAAMPDVHVGIGATVGSVIPTKGAVIPAAVGVDIGCGMMAARTSLVASDLPDNLAAIRSAIEAAVPHGRTAGRGKRDKGAWGEPPRAAVDAWAKLAERFGRIVAKHPRLRNTNNLMHLGTLGTGNHFVELCLDEEQRVWVMLHSGSRGVGNAIGTFFIELAKQDMRKWHINLPDQDLAYFPEGTDHFDDYVEAVEWAQDFARLNRQVMMAHVLDAVRSQIAKPFDAECEAVNCHHNYVTREHHFGENVLVTRKGAVRAATGVMGIIPGSMGAKSFIVRGLGNPESFDSCSHGAGRVMSRTEAKKLVTLDEHLADTAGVECRKDAGVIDETPRAYKPIEAVMAAQADLVEIVHTLKQVVCVKG encoded by the coding sequence ATGACCCGGACGACTTACGAATACCATCAGGCAGAGGGCGGATCGCCGATCAAGATGTGGACGCGCGGCGTGCCTGTCGATGACAAGGCGCGCGAGCAGCTGGCCCGTGCGGCGCAGATGCCGTTCATCTTCAAGCATGTCGCGGCGATGCCCGATGTGCACGTGGGGATCGGCGCAACCGTGGGCTCGGTGATCCCGACCAAGGGCGCGGTGATCCCGGCGGCAGTGGGCGTCGATATCGGCTGCGGCATGATGGCGGCGCGCACTTCGCTGGTCGCCAGCGACCTGCCGGATAACCTTGCGGCCATCCGCTCGGCGATCGAGGCGGCGGTGCCGCACGGTCGGACGGCGGGGCGTGGCAAGCGCGACAAGGGCGCGTGGGGCGAACCGCCCCGCGCGGCGGTCGATGCCTGGGCGAAGCTTGCCGAACGGTTCGGCCGGATCGTCGCCAAGCATCCGCGTCTGCGCAACACCAACAACCTGATGCACCTCGGCACGCTGGGGACGGGCAACCACTTCGTTGAACTGTGCCTCGACGAGGAACAGCGCGTGTGGGTGATGCTCCACTCCGGCAGCCGCGGAGTGGGCAACGCGATCGGCACGTTCTTCATCGAACTCGCCAAGCAGGACATGCGCAAGTGGCATATCAACCTGCCTGATCAGGACCTGGCCTACTTCCCGGAAGGGACCGACCATTTCGATGACTATGTCGAGGCGGTCGAATGGGCGCAGGACTTTGCCCGGCTCAACCGGCAGGTGATGATGGCTCATGTGCTGGATGCGGTACGCAGCCAGATTGCCAAGCCCTTCGATGCGGAGTGCGAGGCGGTGAACTGCCATCACAACTACGTGACGCGCGAGCATCACTTCGGCGAAAACGTGCTGGTCACCCGCAAGGGCGCGGTGCGTGCAGCCACGGGCGTGATGGGGATCATTCCGGGCTCGATGGGCGCGAAAAGCTTCATCGTGCGCGGGCTGGGCAACCCCGAAAGCTTCGACAGCTGCTCGCACGGGGCAGGCCGGGTGATGAGCCGGACCGAGGCGAAGAAGCTGGTGACGCTCGACGAGCACCTCGCCGACACGGCGGGCGTGGAGTGCCGCAAGGACGCGGGCGTGATCGACGAAACGCCGCGCGCCTACAAGCCGATCGAAGCCGTGATGGCCGCACAGGCCGATCTGGTTGAGATCGTACACACGCTGAAGCAGGTGGTGTGCGTGAAGGGGTAA
- the rtcA gene encoding RNA 3'-terminal phosphate cyclase codes for MITIDGSEGEGGGQVLRYAAALSLLTGEPFTIAKIRGGRAKPGLMRQHVTAIEAAAAVGSAECSGLAVGSTELTFRPGAVMPGEYHFAIGTAGSTALVVQTVLVPLMLADAPSRIVIEGGTHAASAPPFEFLAHTLLPVLARMGPRLSVTLERHGFFPRGGGRIVLEIAPAPLAPIACIERGAFRSGKVEALIAGIPFDIADRELKAARKVLADWPEDAFGPVQLPADHGPGNALLITAECDHVTEVMSAFGQIGIPAERLAKTAAKRMAGYLASGAFAGPYLQDQLLLPFAMAGAGAFTTVKLSEHTRTAAALIARFTGREFAFNEDAEGRLLASLG; via the coding sequence ATGATCACCATCGACGGCTCAGAAGGCGAAGGCGGGGGGCAGGTGCTGCGTTATGCGGCGGCGCTCTCGCTGCTGACCGGGGAGCCTTTCACCATTGCCAAGATCCGTGGCGGGCGGGCCAAGCCCGGCCTGATGCGCCAACACGTCACGGCCATCGAGGCGGCGGCAGCGGTTGGCTCGGCGGAGTGCTCGGGCCTCGCTGTCGGCTCCACCGAGCTGACCTTCCGTCCCGGCGCGGTCATGCCCGGCGAATACCACTTCGCCATCGGCACTGCCGGCAGCACCGCGCTGGTGGTGCAGACCGTGCTCGTTCCGCTGATGCTGGCGGACGCGCCCTCGCGCATCGTGATCGAGGGCGGGACTCACGCGGCCTCGGCCCCGCCGTTCGAGTTTCTCGCCCACACCCTGCTCCCGGTGCTCGCCCGCATGGGTCCGCGCCTGTCGGTGACGTTGGAGCGTCACGGCTTCTTCCCGCGCGGCGGGGGGCGGATCGTGCTGGAGATTGCGCCTGCGCCGCTCGCGCCCATCGCATGTATCGAACGCGGCGCGTTTCGAAGTGGCAAGGTCGAGGCATTGATCGCAGGCATCCCCTTCGACATCGCCGACCGCGAGCTGAAGGCCGCGCGCAAGGTGCTGGCCGATTGGCCCGAGGACGCCTTTGGCCCGGTCCAGCTACCCGCCGACCACGGTCCCGGCAACGCGCTTCTGATCACGGCGGAATGCGACCACGTGACCGAGGTGATGTCCGCCTTTGGCCAGATCGGCATTCCGGCCGAGCGCCTTGCCAAGACCGCCGCCAAGCGGATGGCGGGCTACCTTGCCTCCGGCGCGTTCGCCGGGCCGTACTTGCAGGACCAGCTGCTGCTGCCCTTCGCAATGGCAGGCGCGGGGGCGTTCACGACAGTCAAGCTGTCCGAACACACCCGCACCGCTGCGGCGCTGATCGCACGCTTCACCGGGCGTGAGTTTGCCTTCAACGAGGATGCCGAGGGGCGGTTGCTGGCGAGCCTCGGGTAA
- the prfH gene encoding peptide chain release factor H produces the protein MAEVILHITAGKGPQECRWVVAQLARTFAREARDSGLEAEVLDGAEALPASVLLRILGEGASAFAMERVGTNQWIGTSPQRPGHKRRNWFVGVALAPQPDAVPDLGEHDVAYQAMRASGPGGQHVNKTDSAVRATHLPTGLVATAQEQRSQHANRKLARLKLAIMLEERRGQALCDARRSQWQAHQELERGNAVRVYAGPAFKLKA, from the coding sequence ATGGCTGAGGTGATCCTTCACATCACGGCAGGCAAGGGCCCGCAGGAATGCCGCTGGGTCGTCGCGCAGCTGGCGCGCACCTTTGCGCGGGAGGCGCGGGATAGCGGGCTGGAGGCCGAAGTGCTCGACGGGGCCGAGGCGTTGCCAGCCTCCGTCCTGCTGCGCATTCTGGGCGAGGGAGCGTCCGCCTTTGCTATGGAGCGGGTCGGCACCAACCAGTGGATCGGCACCAGTCCCCAGCGTCCAGGGCACAAGCGCCGCAACTGGTTTGTCGGCGTGGCGCTGGCTCCGCAGCCCGATGCCGTCCCCGATCTGGGGGAGCACGACGTCGCCTATCAGGCCATGCGCGCGAGCGGGCCGGGCGGCCAGCATGTCAACAAGACCGACAGCGCGGTGCGGGCGACACACCTGCCCACCGGTCTTGTCGCCACGGCGCAAGAGCAGCGATCCCAGCACGCCAACCGCAAGTTGGCGCGGCTGAAGCTCGCGATCATGCTGGAGGAACGGCGTGGGCAGGCGCTCTGCGATGCGCGCCGATCCCAATGGCAGGCCCATCAGGAGCTCGAGCGCGGCAATGCGGTGCGGGTCTATGCCGGCCCTGCCTTCAAGCTGAAGGCGTGA
- a CDS encoding RNA ligase RtcB family protein produces MRDDMSPITLIATDHRRFDPLAVDQLEKTAGYEGMARVVGLPDLHAGNGIAVGAAFWSPDRIWPHLVGSDIGCGMGLWETDSLVRKFRLAAAERKLRGLDEPWSGDARAALADAGLSPDLASPAIGTIGGGNHFVEFLRIEQVPDEGRFAALGLRHDRVWMMVHSGSRGLGQAVQQAHRQADISHGIIAHTPEAQAYLADHDAALQWGIVNRAIIATRFFECLGMNGRQVLDICHNSVTPHQGGWLHRKGAAPADRGLVTIPGSRGDFSYLVEPLADHADHALHSLAHGAGRKWSRKDAHARLSRRFSVADMQRTGLGSHVICEDRRLIFEEAPDAYKDIAMVIADLEQAGLIRVIAQLRPLLSYKTRGRHG; encoded by the coding sequence ATGCGTGACGACATGAGCCCGATCACTCTGATCGCGACCGACCACCGGCGCTTCGATCCCCTTGCCGTCGACCAGCTTGAAAAAACGGCAGGCTATGAAGGGATGGCGCGTGTTGTGGGTCTGCCGGATCTGCACGCCGGAAACGGCATCGCCGTTGGTGCAGCCTTCTGGTCGCCGGATCGGATCTGGCCGCATCTGGTCGGAAGCGACATCGGCTGCGGCATGGGTCTGTGGGAGACTGATAGTCTCGTCCGCAAGTTCAGGCTGGCTGCGGCCGAACGCAAGTTGCGGGGGCTGGACGAGCCGTGGTCGGGCGACGCGAGAGCCGCCCTGGCCGATGCCGGATTGTCGCCTGATCTTGCAAGTCCGGCAATCGGCACAATTGGCGGCGGCAACCACTTTGTCGAATTCCTGCGGATCGAACAGGTCCCGGACGAGGGCCGCTTTGCGGCGCTTGGGCTTCGGCACGACCGGGTGTGGATGATGGTCCATAGCGGCTCGCGCGGGTTGGGTCAGGCCGTGCAGCAGGCGCATCGGCAGGCCGACATCTCCCACGGAATCATCGCCCACACCCCCGAAGCCCAAGCCTATCTCGCCGATCACGATGCGGCTCTACAGTGGGGGATCGTCAACCGCGCGATCATTGCGACGCGCTTTTTCGAGTGCCTCGGCATGAATGGCAGGCAGGTGCTGGATATCTGCCACAACAGCGTGACCCCACATCAGGGCGGCTGGCTGCACCGCAAGGGCGCTGCACCTGCGGACCGTGGTCTGGTGACAATCCCGGGCTCGCGCGGGGATTTCAGCTATCTGGTCGAGCCGCTCGCCGATCACGCCGACCATGCGCTGCATTCGCTCGCGCATGGTGCGGGCCGCAAATGGAGCCGCAAGGACGCTCACGCCCGCCTCTCGCGCCGCTTCAGCGTGGCGGACATGCAGCGCACCGGGCTCGGCAGCCATGTGATCTGCGAAGACCGCCGCCTGATCTTCGAGGAGGCACCCGATGCCTACAAGGACATCGCCATGGTGATCGCCGATCTGGAGCAGGCGGGCCTGATCCGTGTGATCGCGCAGCTGCGCCCGCTGCTCAGCTACAAGACGAGGGGGCGGCATGGCTGA
- a CDS encoding low molecular weight protein tyrosine phosphatase family protein: MKNILFICSQNRLRSPTAEQVFAEHPGIQVSSAGTNQDAENPLTTELVAWADIIVVMERQHRTKLQKRFRNALRGQRVICLDIPDDYDFMDPELVRLLKSRMAQHLPVMGPPRS; this comes from the coding sequence TTGAAAAACATCCTGTTCATCTGCAGCCAGAACCGATTGCGCAGTCCGACTGCTGAGCAGGTTTTCGCAGAGCATCCGGGAATTCAGGTTTCCTCGGCAGGAACCAACCAAGACGCCGAAAACCCTCTGACGACCGAACTGGTCGCCTGGGCCGACATTATCGTTGTGATGGAACGCCAGCACCGGACAAAGCTTCAAAAGCGCTTTCGCAATGCGCTACGTGGACAGCGCGTTATCTGTCTGGATATTCCCGACGATTATGACTTCATGGACCCCGAACTTGTGAGGTTGCTAAAGTCGCGCATGGCTCAACATCTTCCGGTGATGGGGCCACCCCGCTCCTGA
- a CDS encoding SWIM zinc finger family protein, giving the protein MAPDQGSLAAAKKLLKPSLWPSLQENGEGLVWGECQGSGATPYRIAVTEADAGYKCTCPSRKFPCKHTLALMWMRADNRAPFSTGTPPQWVNDWLGRRRGPTPGAAAPKAAEPAADRPSIAAVVDDAAPVPDAEAEARAEAQRARNRAQRESLIAEGIGAMEQWITDQLERGLAGFDQRAAQDCATLAKRLVDAKAGGLANRIAALPAALFRVPEDERPQVAARALAAAYLIGQAYTRQDNLPDLLRADVRQTVGWNLTREALLADASLLRVDGQWRVLAARDEVQPDRLRRIETWLRTDAAGGHCAVLIDFIPVSGGATGNLYVPGEVLDAELVYYPSPVPLRAQIIAHRGTRAAADSWAGEHNSLPDAIDAWRGALARKPWLDTYPLAASQVRVRAAGDRLYACAGDLALPLAAASDEAARPLCTVDAISLFGLWDGRELTPLLAETALGEWVAP; this is encoded by the coding sequence ATGGCACCTGACCAAGGCTCTCTTGCAGCGGCGAAGAAGCTGCTCAAGCCATCGCTCTGGCCGTCCTTGCAGGAAAATGGCGAGGGGCTGGTTTGGGGGGAATGCCAGGGCTCTGGTGCCACGCCCTACCGGATCGCCGTGACGGAGGCGGATGCAGGGTACAAGTGCACCTGCCCGAGCCGGAAGTTCCCGTGCAAGCACACTCTCGCGCTGATGTGGATGCGCGCCGACAACCGCGCCCCCTTTTCGACAGGCACGCCGCCCCAATGGGTCAATGACTGGCTGGGACGGAGGCGCGGGCCAACGCCGGGCGCAGCCGCGCCCAAGGCGGCCGAGCCTGCCGCCGACCGCCCTTCGATCGCAGCAGTGGTCGACGATGCGGCGCCCGTGCCGGATGCCGAAGCGGAAGCGCGGGCCGAGGCGCAGCGTGCGCGCAACCGTGCGCAGCGCGAAAGTCTTATCGCCGAGGGCATTGGCGCGATGGAGCAATGGATCACCGATCAGCTTGAGCGCGGGCTGGCAGGGTTCGATCAGCGTGCCGCGCAGGACTGTGCCACACTCGCCAAGCGACTGGTCGACGCCAAGGCGGGCGGGCTCGCGAACCGCATCGCCGCGCTGCCTGCCGCGCTGTTCCGGGTGCCCGAGGACGAGCGCCCGCAAGTTGCCGCTCGCGCTCTGGCTGCCGCCTATCTCATCGGGCAAGCCTATACCCGGCAGGACAATCTGCCAGATCTGCTCAGGGCCGATGTCCGCCAGACCGTGGGTTGGAACCTGACGCGCGAGGCCTTGCTGGCGGACGCAAGCCTGCTGCGCGTCGATGGGCAATGGCGGGTACTGGCGGCGCGCGACGAAGTGCAACCCGATCGCCTGCGCCGGATCGAGACCTGGCTGCGGACTGATGCCGCAGGCGGGCATTGCGCCGTGCTGATCGACTTCATCCCGGTCAGCGGCGGAGCGACGGGGAACCTGTATGTGCCGGGCGAGGTGCTGGACGCCGAACTGGTCTATTACCCCTCTCCCGTCCCCTTGCGCGCTCAGATCATCGCCCATCGGGGCACGCGGGCCGCAGCGGACAGTTGGGCGGGCGAACATAACTCGCTTCCCGATGCCATCGACGCATGGCGTGGGGCGCTCGCCCGCAAGCCGTGGCTCGATACCTATCCGCTCGCCGCGTCGCAGGTGCGGGTACGCGCGGCCGGTGACCGCCTTTATGCCTGCGCAGGTGATCTCGCCCTGCCGCTCGCCGCGGCCAGTGACGAGGCGGCGCGGCCGCTCTGTACGGTCGATGCAATCAGCCTGTTCGGGTTGTGGGACGGGCGCGAATTGACGCCGTTGCTGGCGGAGACAGCGCTCGGCGAGTGGGTCGCACCGTGA